CTGGATTCCGGTCGTCTGGAGCTTCATCTGTGGCGCGGTGGCGAGCGGCGCCTTCGGCTGGCAACAGCTCGGAGAAACAAAGTTTTGGCTCGCCGTGCTCTTGACCGGCCCGCTCGCTACCGGCACCTGCCAGATGCTCAACGACTACTTCGACCGCGACCTCGACGAAATCAACGAACCCAACCGTCCGATTCCCGGCGGCGCGATTTCGCTCAAAAGCGCCACGATGCTCATCGCGCTCTGGTCAGTGCTCTCGGTCGTCGTCGGCTGGCTGGTGCATCCGCTCATCGCGCTTTACGTCGTCGTCGGCATCATCAACGCGCACCTGTATAGCGCTAATCCGATCAAGCTGAAAAAGCGGCTCTGGGCGGGCAACATCATTGTCGCGGTGTCGTACCTCATCATTCCGTGGGTGGCGGGCGAAATCGCCTACCGGCCCGACTTTTCGCTGCACGCCATCACGCCGTCGCTCATCGTGGCCACGCTCTACACCATCGCAAGCACCGGCACCATGACCATCAACGACTTCAAATCCATCGAAGGCGACCGGCAGGTCGGCATCCACACCCTTCCGGCGGTCTTCGGCGAACGAAAAGCAGCGCTGATCGCAGCGATCATGATCGACCTCGGCCAGCTCATGGCAGCGGGCTACATGTTTTTGATCGGCGAACCGGTGTACGGATGGGTGACGGCAGCGCTCGTCGTGCCGCAGTTTTTCCTTCAATTCAGCCTCGTGCGCTCGCCGAGAACTATGGACGTGCGCTACAACGCCATCGCCCAGAACTTCCTCGTCGCAGGCATGATGGTTTGCGCCTTCGCCATCAAAGCGATCAATCCATGACCTACAGCGACCGCATACGGCTTGACACGCAGGGTTTTTCCGACATCGTCGATGTGACTCGTGAAGTCAATCGCATCATCGCCGACTCGGGCCTGAAGAGCGGCATCGTCACAGTATCGGCTGTTGGATCGACCGCTTCCGTAACGACGATAGAGTTCGAACCGGCGCTTGTCGAGGATTTCCGCGAGAAGCTCCAGCAGCTCTTTCCGAGCACCGAGCGCAGCCGCCACTCGGAGACCTGGGGCGACGACAACGGCTTCTCGCACATGCGTGCCTCGTTCATGGGTCCAGCCGTCACGCTGCCGGTCAGCGGCGGCGAACCGGTGCTCGGCACCTGGCAGCAGATCGTCTTCATCGACCACGACAACCGGCCGCGCAGCCGCGAAATTTTCGTGCAGCTTGTCGGCGAACCCTGAAAAGCAAGGAGTGAAGAGCATGAAGACCACGCTTTTCGACATCCAGCCGGCTGTTTCGATCATCCTGCCCACGTTTAATCGTGCGCCACACCTCTCGTCGGCCATCGACAGCATCCTTGAGCAGAGTTTCACCGACTGGGAACTGATCGTCATCGACGACGGCAGTTCAGACGAAACTTTCGACGTGGTTGACGGCTACCTCCGTCAACACGCCAACATCCGCTACCTGAAGCACCGCAACCGCAAAGTCGCACTGTCCCGCAACGCGGGCATTCAGGCCTCGTTCGGGCGCTACATCACCTTTCTCGACAGCGACGACCTGTACCTGCCCGGGCACCTTGAATCGCGCTTCTCGATGCTCGAATCGATGCCGGAGACCGATCTGCTTTCGGGCGGCTTTGTGTGCGAAGGCGATCCCTGGGTTTGCGATCGACACGACGTCGAAAAGTTGGTACACGTCAACGACTGCATCCTCGCCGCGACCATGTTCGGGCGGCGCGAACTGTTCATCGAGATCGGAGGCTTCCGGGCGCTCGACTATGCCGAAGATCCGGATTTGTGGGATCGCGCCGCCCAACGCCATCGCGTTCTGAAGATCGACGAACCTGCGACCTACCTCTACCGGCGCTCGCCGGACAGCATCACCGGAACCTACAAACCAGCCAAATCATGATCCGTTCCGTCACCGTCTATTGCAGCTCCAGCAACCTCGCGCCCGAACCCTACTTCAGCCAGGCCGAAGCGCTTGGCCGCGGACTTGCCGAGCGGAAGATCGATGTGGTCTTCGGTGGCGGAAACGTCGGGCTGATGGGCCACACCGCTGACGCAGCTCTGAAGGCTGGCGGCACGGTGAAAGGCATCATCCCGCGCTTCCTCGAAGAGCGCGAGGTGGCTCACTCCGGACTGACCGAGCTGCACGTGGTCGAAACCATGCACCAGCGCAAAATGCTGCTCACCGACTGGGCGGACGCCTTCGTGATTTTACCGGGCGGACTCGGCACGCTCGACGAGCTGATGGAAATCCTCACCTGGAAGCACCTCGGCCAGCACCACAAACCGATCATCCTGCTCAACACGGAAGGCTTCTGGGATCAGCTTTTACAATTCTTCGAACGAATCGCTGCCGACCGGATGGTCAAGCCCGGTTACGAAAACTACTACGAAGTCTGCAACTCTGCCAGCGACGTGCTCGCGCTGATCGACCGGCAAAACACCAACGCCTGAAAAAATTCAAAGCGAAAAAAAGAAAGGCCGGAACGTCAAATCCCGGCCTTTTCTGTTTCAAATTTTCCGCGCACTAACACTACACCGGCGGAACGTTGTCGATGTAACCGCCACCGGGCATCGGCATCAGGTTCAGATCGCAGCACGGACTTTGACGGTTCAGCCAGGTGATGAACTCGCTGTCGATCCAGTCGCTGAAGCCCCCCTGGAATCCACCGCCATTCGGATAGAGATCGATGAACTTCCCGAGCATCTCGGTGGTGAACGCCGTTTCTGCGCCCATCGGTTTGTACACATCGACGCCGGGGCAGCGCTTGCACTGGCTCGGCAGGTCAGCCACGCTGCACAGCGGACTCTTGTCAGTCAGATAACCGCAATGGCTGCCGCGCTCCACCTGCGAGGCTACGACCCAGGAACCATCGCCAGTGAGCTGGCTGAACTCGCTCTCGACGCCGGGAGTGTCCGACCAGGCGGGCGGTTGGGACATGTCGAGGCTCGCGCAATCGCACTGGCCGACAATCATCGTCATCGGCATCTGGCGGGAGGCGAGCGCCGCGCGGTATTCGCTCATGCCGGGCATGAAGATCGGCACATGCTGGTCAACCGGCGAGAGCATGAGCAACCCGACCGGATTGGCACGATCCTCCTCAGGCCAGTCGGCCATTGGCCTGCTGAACGCGGGCAGAAGCTCCCGGTTGTAGATCACCGGGTTGAAGGGGCGACACTGCTTGCGCCCGATCTGCCGAAGCGTGTCAAACCCGCACGCCGCAGCCTGCGCGTGAGCGCCGCCAACCGAATGCCCAGCGAAAATGACGTTGTTGGAAACCATGAACTGCGCGTCGCGGGCGAGCTTGGCATCAAAGCTCTTGCTGTTGTGCCCCTTGGCCTCAGCCAGCCAGAAGAACTCGGTCAAGCCGTACCGAATAAGGTATGATGCAGCGGCATAGGTCTCCTGCCCCACCCTCGGATTGCCGCCGATATCGGTCCACGGCATCCAGTCAACCTGCGCATGACTGGCGCTGACAAACGCCATCGCCCAGTTCTTTTCGACGATCGCCTCGCTATAGTTATAGTAAGCGGACGGATTGATGCCAAAGAGCGGATTGTCGTTGAGCAGCATACCGGCAATCTTTTTGGGATACCAAAGCAGATCGTTGCCAATCAGAAAGCCGTGATTGAACATCACCAAGCCGTTGGCCTTGCGGTTCGCCGGATAAAAGACTTCGATCACCATCTCGATAAACTCGGGCACGAAGGGGTCGTACTGCAACCAGAGATGGATACGGTCGAAACAGTAATCGTCAATGCGGATGGGCTTCATAACGATAGGGGTAAGAGAGTTTAGAACTATCGCGAACAGAAAACCGGGGCAGGGGAAAAGCGTGCCATAAGCACAATATACTACGGCATTTTCACAAAAATAAAGATTTCAAATTGATATTCGAGCCGAGAGACTCAACGAAAAGTCTTCTCCCTTCAAATAATGCAGTATGAACTCAAATTGCCACCCGAATGGATCGTTTCAGCCAGGACAGGCGTTACCCGAATAGACATGTAAAAATAGCGAACAGCTGCAACAGCATACATCATGGCAACTTCACTGATTTTCATCTACAGCACCGACAGCGGAGGGGTCAGCACTCTGCTCGATACCGGGCACAAAACGCTCAGCCCGTCAACTTACAAGTGCAGCCTCTGCGAGTTGACGCAGGACACGCTCGGCGAAAAAGAACGCTGGCGGGAGTTCCGCAAAAGCATCGGCCTGCCGATGGAGTTCTTTCACCATGACGAATTCGAAAAAAAGTATGATCTCAGATTCGACTATCCGGTCATCCTTCGTAAAAACGAAAAGATCGAGGTTCTGCTGAGCAAAGAGCGGATCGACGCGGTCAAAAACCTCGATGATCTCATTGAAACCGTCAGAGAGGAGATCGCCAAAACCTCCTGATTACGGAATGAGCACCGCCGCGCCTTTGGCTCTGCCGTGACGCAGGTCGAGCAACGCGCGATTGGCCTCTTCGAGCGGATAGCACCGCACCTCGGGCTTCAGCCCCATCCGGGCTGCGATATCGAGAAATGCCGACACATCGGCTCGCGTAATGTTGGCCACGCTTTTGATCTCCTTTTCCATCCAGAGGTGGCGTTCGTAGGAAATGCCTGCGAGCAGATCGTTATCACGCGACTCCTTGCGGATAGCGTTAATGACGAGCCGTCCGCCGGGCCGCAGCCGTTCGAGTGCCGAGAGCACCGGCAACCAGGCGGGCGTCGTGTCGATAATGGAATCGCACGGTTCCGGCGGATCGGCGGTGATTTCCCCAACCCAGTCCGCGCCGAGCGAGAGGGCGAACTCACGATCCTTTTCGCTACGAGCGAAGACAAAAACCGGAGATTTGGGAAAGAGGTAACGAGAAAGTTTGAGCACCTGATGGCCCGAAGCGCCAAAGCCGGTCAGGCCGAGAATCTGGCCATCGCGGAGATTTGCGAGCATCAGCGAGCGATAGCCAATCGCACCACCACACAAAAGCGGCGCTGCTTCGGCATCGGTAAACACGTCGGGAACGGGATAGGTAAAATCCGCGAGCACAGTCATATACTCGGCATAGCCACCGTCAGCATCGCGCCCGGTCGCACGGAACTCCGGGCAGAGGTTTTCGTTGCCTGAAAGGCAGAGCGAACAGTGGCCGCACGAGGAGAAAATCCAAGCCACGCCGCGGCGGCTGCCGATCTCGATGCCTGCGACGCCATCGCCGCAAGCGACGACGCGCCCTACAACTTGGTGTCCGAGGATGACCGGAAAGCGTGGCGGTGACGTCCGCCCCTCGATCTCATCGAGCTCCGTATGACAAACGCCACACGCGCCCACCCGAAGCAGCAGTTCGCCCCGTTGCGGCTCGGGCACTGGCACCTCACGAAACACCAACGGCTCCGCTTCCACATGCAGATCGGTAATCCGCTCAAGCAACATCGCACGCATCATCCCCCTTTTCCTTCAATCTCCCAAAAGAGAGACACAAAAGCAAAGGTGAACACTACGGACGAAATGGGCTTGGTGGACGGGATAGACGAAGTGAAAAGAGAGCGGATAAAAAAGGACGACCAACCGGTCGCCCTCATTATCAATTATCAACTGTCAACTATCAACTGCTCAGTGGCAGCCATGCCCTTCGCAGGCTTTTTGCGGGCCGACTTTCTGCAACAAGCCGTTGCTGAAGCGGTCAATGGCCTCGGCGAGGGTTGGGGCCTTCGCAGCCATGTAGATGTCGATTCCGAGGCTTTGCAGCCTTGCCGCCGCGCGTGCTCCGATGCCATTAACAATGACGGCCCCCGCACCTACAGTTGCGAACGCATCGGCAGGTGTGCACTGGCCGTGGTCGTGGTGCATGTTCGCATTCTCGATAATCTCGACTGCTCCGGTTCCGGTCTCCACAATCCCGTAAAACGGGGCGCTGCCGAAATGTTCGCACACTTTTGAGCCGAGCCCGTTGTTCTCGTCAAGCGGAATGATGATTTTCATGCTTCACCTCCTGCTTCACGATTGCGACGCATCCGGCCCTGACCGTTGCCCTTGCCTTGACCCTTGCCCTGTCCACGCCCTTCTCCGTGACCTTCATGTTGCTGCAAACCGGTACGGAATCCGCGGCAACGTCCGCCGCCCCGGCGACCACCACCGAATCCGCCACCGGGCGACAGGCGATGGATATTCTCGTTTGAGCATGATGGGCATGCCTCTGGCCGTCCGGTTCCGAACGGCACCGACCAGCTATGGCCGCACGCGGCGCAACCGAACTTTCTCTCTTCATTTGAAACCATGATGTTTCCTCCTTTTACGTTTAACCGTCTGCCCAGCACGAGCATCTGCCCGAGTTTCTGCCTGGCTGAAGCCAGAATGTTGCCGAAGGTCTGGCGCGACACCTGCATCCGACGGGCAGCTTCCTCCTGATACAACCCCTCCACATCGGCCAACCGGATTGCCTCGAACTCGTCGAAGGTCATCTCCAGCGGCTCTGCATCGGAGTGCTCGGCAGCAAACGGCCCGAACGCCCGGTGCTCCGGATCTTCGGTGATAGCTCTGCATTTCATTGGTCTGGGCATCGTCAGTTGAATTTTATTATTAGCATATGCCAATAAAATATCACAAAAAAAGCGGGATGTCAAGCGCATCCCGCAAAAAGCTGATTGTTGGTGTCACAGGGCAGTTAAAATCTTTTCTGATAGATATGGCAGTAAGGACGATGCCCCGTCTTTTCGTAATAGTCCTGATGGTACAGCTCGGCGGGCCAGAACTCTCCAGCTTTTTCAACCGTGGTCACCACGTCGTAACCGCGGCTCTTGAGCTGATCGATCAGCGCCTCGGCGATCTTTTTCTGCTGTTCGTTCTGATAGAACACCGCCGAACGGTACTGCGTGCCGATGTCGGGCCCCTGCCGATTTTCCTGCGTCGGATCATGAATCTCGAAGAAGAGCTTGGCCAGCGTTTCGTAACTGACGACTGAAGGATCGAACTCCACTTCTATGGACTCGGCATGACCCGTTCGTCCGGTGCACACCTCTTCGTAGGTTGGGTGATCGGTGTGGCCACCGCTGTACCCGACGGTTGTCGAAATCACGCCTGGCGTCTTCTTGAAATGGTACTCGACGCCCCAGAAACACCCTCCGGCAAAAATCGCCTTCTCGGTGGTCGGTGCTGGCTTGTCGGCAGGATCGAACGACAGGGAGATGGAGTTGACGCAGTAGCGGGCGTTTTTCGAGGTAAAGCCTTCGTTGAAAAAGACATGGCCAAGATGCCCGCCACAGTTGGCGCAGAGAATTTCGGTTCTTCGGCCATCGCGATCGGTCTCCTGACGGACTGCGCCCGGAATGGCGTCATCGAAACTCGGCCAGCCGGTTCCCGACTCGAATTTGGCATCCGAACGGAAAAGATCCGCCCCGCACTGACGGCACTGATAGACGCCTTTTTCCTTGTTGAGATAATATTCCCCGCTGAACGGTCGCTCGGTTCCCTTGTCGATGATGACGTATTTCTCCTCTGGCGTGAGCTTATTCCAGGTCATTGATGCCTCCTTGTGCGTGTTCATTGCCGTGCTGGGCAAGGCGCGACCTTCCGGAGAATTCCCGCAAGCGGCCAGCAGCACGGTCAGAAGTATGAAAAAAATTCTGTTCACGATGTATTCCTCCTTGCGAACGGGCAGTCCGTCGCGAGTTTGTTCTTTTAACCGCTGGCTCCGCCAGAATGTTTCCGAGGCATGAACGCTCAACCTTGCGCTGTGCGTTGTACGAGTAACGACAATCACCAAACCCTCCGGCGATGGAACAGCAACCCAATAGGCTCATCAACGAAAAAAGCCCCTACCTTCTCCAGCACGCATGGAACCCCGTTGACTGGCATCCGTGGGGCGAAGAGGCGTTCCGGAAAGCGCAACAGCAAGAGTTGCCGATCTTTCTCTCCTCGGGCTACTCGACCTGCCACTGGTGCCACGTGATGGAGCGGGAGTCGTTCGAAGACCCGGAAATCGCCGGGTTCCTCAACGCTCACTTTGTGCCGGTGAAGCTCGACCGCGAGGAGCATCCCGACATCGACCGGTTTTACATGCTCTTCGTGCAGGCAACCACGAGTAACGCCGGCTGGCCGATGTCGGTGTGGATGACACCGGATCGCAAGCCCTTTTTTGGTGGAAGCTACTTTCCGCCCGCCGAACGTTGGGGAATGCCGTCGTTCCGCTCAGTGCTCGAAACCCTGGCGCGGATGTGGGAGCACGACCGCCCGAAACTGCTCGCCTCGGCGGGTTCGATCATGGATCAGCTTTTCGACATCGCCAAACCCCAGTCAGGACCGGGAGATGTTAGCGACGCTCATGCCGCACGCTGCTTCGAGGCGCTGGCGCAACGCTTCGACGCCGAGTGGGGCGGCTTTGGCAATGCACCGAAGTTCCCGCAGCCATCGATTCTCGGCTTCCTTTTCAGCCATGCCGCCCGCACCGGCAACCAGACCGCGGCTGACATGGCGCTCGTGACGCTCAGGAAGATGGCCGCCGGAGGCCTCCACGACCAGCTCGGTGTGACCGGACGAGGCGGCGGCGGTTTTGCCCGCTACTCCACCGACCGCTTCTGGCACGTGCCTCACTTCGAGAAGATGCTTTACGACAATGCTCAGCTCGCCGCCTCGTACCTCGAAGCGTATCAACTGACCGGAGAGGCACTCTTTGCTGACACCGCCCGCGACATCTTCAACTACGTGCTCTGCGATATGACTTCGCCTGAGGGCGGATTCTGGTCGGCCGAAGATGCCGACAGCCTTGATCCGAACGGCAGCGGAGAAAAGCGTGAGGGCACATTCTATGTGTGGACGGAAGAAGAGATCGGCAATCTGCTCGACCCGGACGAGGCCGTGCTCTTCATGGAGGCTTACGGCGTCCGACCGGAAGGCAACGCACCGGTCGATCCGCACGGAGAATTCATCGGCAGGAATATCCTGAAGCGCACCGCTTCGGATGAAGAGCTGACAAATCGTTTCGGGCTTTCGATGGACGAGGCCTCTCGACGATTGAAAGAAGCGCGATCGAAGCTGTTTGAGTCACGGCTGACGCGACCGCGACCGGGGTTGGATGACAAAATCCTCGTCGCATGGAACGGCATGATGATCTCCGCGCTCGCCAAAGGCGCGCTGGTGCTGCGGGACAAGAAGCTCCTCGAAGCCGCCGAA
This portion of the Chlorobaculum parvum NCIB 8327 genome encodes:
- the chlG gene encoding chlorophyll synthase ChlG; translated protein: MKFYSLVLHVIFEALSFDQPNAYRVSNNSPDNIPFDKTQERASSEVSRRKPFVQGRRSFEPVSSLSLFVRFLKPVTWIPVVWSFICGAVASGAFGWQQLGETKFWLAVLLTGPLATGTCQMLNDYFDRDLDEINEPNRPIPGGAISLKSATMLIALWSVLSVVVGWLVHPLIALYVVVGIINAHLYSANPIKLKKRLWAGNIIVAVSYLIIPWVAGEIAYRPDFSLHAITPSLIVATLYTIASTGTMTINDFKSIEGDRQVGIHTLPAVFGERKAALIAAIMIDLGQLMAAGYMFLIGEPVYGWVTAALVVPQFFLQFSLVRSPRTMDVRYNAIAQNFLVAGMMVCAFAIKAINP
- a CDS encoding secondary thiamine-phosphate synthase enzyme YjbQ; its protein translation is MTYSDRIRLDTQGFSDIVDVTREVNRIIADSGLKSGIVTVSAVGSTASVTTIEFEPALVEDFREKLQQLFPSTERSRHSETWGDDNGFSHMRASFMGPAVTLPVSGGEPVLGTWQQIVFIDHDNRPRSREIFVQLVGEP
- a CDS encoding glycosyltransferase family 2 protein, whose translation is MKTTLFDIQPAVSIILPTFNRAPHLSSAIDSILEQSFTDWELIVIDDGSSDETFDVVDGYLRQHANIRYLKHRNRKVALSRNAGIQASFGRYITFLDSDDLYLPGHLESRFSMLESMPETDLLSGGFVCEGDPWVCDRHDVEKLVHVNDCILAATMFGRRELFIEIGGFRALDYAEDPDLWDRAAQRHRVLKIDEPATYLYRRSPDSITGTYKPAKS
- a CDS encoding LOG family protein; its protein translation is MIRSVTVYCSSSNLAPEPYFSQAEALGRGLAERKIDVVFGGGNVGLMGHTADAALKAGGTVKGIIPRFLEEREVAHSGLTELHVVETMHQRKMLLTDWADAFVILPGGLGTLDELMEILTWKHLGQHHKPIILLNTEGFWDQLLQFFERIAADRMVKPGYENYYEVCNSASDVLALIDRQNTNA
- a CDS encoding zinc-dependent alcohol dehydrogenase family protein, which gives rise to MRAMLLERITDLHVEAEPLVFREVPVPEPQRGELLLRVGACGVCHTELDEIEGRTSPPRFPVILGHQVVGRVVACGDGVAGIEIGSRRGVAWIFSSCGHCSLCLSGNENLCPEFRATGRDADGGYAEYMTVLADFTYPVPDVFTDAEAAPLLCGGAIGYRSLMLANLRDGQILGLTGFGASGHQVLKLSRYLFPKSPVFVFARSEKDREFALSLGADWVGEITADPPEPCDSIIDTTPAWLPVLSALERLRPGGRLVINAIRKESRDNDLLAGISYERHLWMEKEIKSVANITRADVSAFLDIAARMGLKPEVRCYPLEEANRALLDLRHGRAKGAAVLIP
- a CDS encoding NifB/NifX family molybdenum-iron cluster-binding protein; translation: MKIIIPLDENNGLGSKVCEHFGSAPFYGIVETGTGAVEIIENANMHHDHGQCTPADAFATVGAGAVIVNGIGARAAARLQSLGIDIYMAAKAPTLAEAIDRFSNGLLQKVGPQKACEGHGCH
- a CDS encoding DUF134 domain-containing protein, which gives rise to MKCRAITEDPEHRAFGPFAAEHSDAEPLEMTFDEFEAIRLADVEGLYQEEAARRMQVSRQTFGNILASARQKLGQMLVLGRRLNVKGGNIMVSNEERKFGCAACGHSWSVPFGTGRPEACPSCSNENIHRLSPGGGFGGGRRGGGRCRGFRTGLQQHEGHGEGRGQGKGQGKGNGQGRMRRNREAGGEA
- a CDS encoding bifunctional methionine sulfoxide reductase B/A protein, with product MTWNKLTPEEKYVIIDKGTERPFSGEYYLNKEKGVYQCRQCGADLFRSDAKFESGTGWPSFDDAIPGAVRQETDRDGRRTEILCANCGGHLGHVFFNEGFTSKNARYCVNSISLSFDPADKPAPTTEKAIFAGGCFWGVEYHFKKTPGVISTTVGYSGGHTDHPTYEEVCTGRTGHAESIEVEFDPSVVSYETLAKLFFEIHDPTQENRQGPDIGTQYRSAVFYQNEQQKKIAEALIDQLKSRGYDVVTTVEKAGEFWPAELYHQDYYEKTGHRPYCHIYQKRF
- a CDS encoding thioredoxin domain-containing protein; translation: MEQQPNRLINEKSPYLLQHAWNPVDWHPWGEEAFRKAQQQELPIFLSSGYSTCHWCHVMERESFEDPEIAGFLNAHFVPVKLDREEHPDIDRFYMLFVQATTSNAGWPMSVWMTPDRKPFFGGSYFPPAERWGMPSFRSVLETLARMWEHDRPKLLASAGSIMDQLFDIAKPQSGPGDVSDAHAARCFEALAQRFDAEWGGFGNAPKFPQPSILGFLFSHAARTGNQTAADMALVTLRKMAAGGLHDQLGVTGRGGGGFARYSTDRFWHVPHFEKMLYDNAQLAASYLEAYQLTGEALFADTARDIFNYVLCDMTSPEGGFWSAEDADSLDPNGSGEKREGTFYVWTEEEIGNLLDPDEAVLFMEAYGVRPEGNAPVDPHGEFIGRNILKRTASDEELTNRFGLSMDEASRRLKEARSKLFESRLTRPRPGLDDKILVAWNGMMISALAKGALVLRDKKLLEAAERAALFILGTLYDSATGKLLRRYRDGEAAIDGKASDYACMIQALIDLYQASLDPEYLSTAIALAETQIERFFDQKQGVFYSTAFDDESAPLRMIEDNDTAEPSPNSVSAFNYLRLAAMTGRDELREIALRTINFFSSTLDANPVALPLMLAARAMADTAPAQLIVSGKRSDPAIQRFVEAASRHFQPELTILHANENVEWLPSEAVAIAKDHHGQPAAWLCAKGQCYPAVTEPEELDTLLKSLG